The nucleotide sequence ACCTTATAACTAATTTATGACCTTATACacttataataatgttaaatatgtgATACTAATGTATTCatttgaacttaaatgattatgtttatttactgaTAGTGTTTCACCTCTTCTCCTGTCCCTTGCATGATCTCCAGTGGAATGGCATAAATCTTGTTGTACATCCGGACTGAATTTCGCATACCAGTACGGATCTTAACCACCAAAACGCGGAAATTGGTTCCACCAAGATCCAAGGCAAGGTACTTTCCTCtttctgtcaaaataacaaCATTCAATGACATAAAACATATGTTTATCATCATCTAATTCAATTATCATCATGCTCAGATATTATATCTATTATGTTTCCCATTGAATatacaaatgtatcaaaaataataataataaaatataaaataataaataataaaatatgtcaaaataataaaaaaattaaatatatagtcTGCAGCATCCAAGTGGTTTTGAGaatgtgtattatattatatcatgttatattatattacataacagggcttaaaaaataaatgataactcacaaaaaaaagaagtcaCGAAAAATTTCACCACGATTGTTACACGTAGTAGAGCtgcacgattctggataaattgagattcaacatttttttttgtttttaaaacagaaatcacaATTCTTCCAAGATTCGGAGCAaagcaaaataacatgcaatttactAGAGGTtgtgacaaaatattaattgcctctttgttttcaataatgtttaattaatttgaatgaattattttaaaaaaaatgtatgaatgaatgattcagtgactcactcaaaaatgcttcatttgtttcattactgaatgaatcagtgtttctgaacaaatctcttgaatgaattattcagtgcaaaataattttttaacagtcaAAACAACTGCGCGAATTCAAATTGTGAATTGAAAATATGCCCAATGGAAACACAATTTTGCAAAACTCCCTTAAatcgcaaaaaagtttttacgctcacACGAGGTGGTTTCTCAGGCAATTCAAAAAAGGAATACATCACAAAACTGCACATTTACAGGTCACTTGCCgtatgtaaaagtaaaaataatagtactttaatgtactataacctCCAAGAAACACCTTATACGTGGCTGCTTACAAGTATAATGGGCTTTGTTTTGACtccttcatttaaaaataatgggtAGTGTGGTGGCTGCAATATATGTAAACCTACCAACATCTGTGGCCATGACTTATCAcgagaggaaaaaaatgttttagttgcttaacatcggttaatggaaaTGCTGTCAATTCACAATAGGTTTTATCAACATTTCTAAAAGTTTTGTGAAAATTTGTAATGGAAACCCGACTATTGTAATCaacaaaagttatttaaagcgaCAATTTGAAGTGAAAATTACTTTCAAAAGATGATTTGCTCCATTTTGATCACTACCGTAGACATCAGTGTTTATATCCGAACtgtaaacttttatcccagtacttctgtgatAATATGAATGATTGTAAGACATAAATAATACTGCTTGGTTGAAAAAACTAAACATGATAACTGCTCTCTCTGTCAGCGGCAGCACGAACACAGATTTGAATGTTCCAATATGATTTTGACAAAGGTTTAACATcacgtgggtgtttgaatcgagtTTGCCATCTTTTAACAattaatcatgcagctctaGTAAGTAGACAGTTTCCTTTACCTGTCCCATCTGGAGTCCTGTAAACATATGTGGGCAACATTTTGACTGAGGCAGTGGGATGGGAGTCTTTCTTCAAGCCTCGTTCCAACTCCACACGCATCTTCGCCTTCACTTCCTGAAGCTGTTTGGGACTCAAGGCGAAGACTGCGAGAGTATCATCAATCTCCTTCCGTTGGGACGCTAACCGCTGAGCGACTGCAGTCACCATGGCGGCACCTTTTGCACTGCCACTTTCAGACAGCACAAAGCGGACATGACAGTCTGGCACCAGATGGCGGACCACCTTGTGAAGCCTCTTGGGGTACCTTTAAAATTCAGATACAAGTTGTGAGTTTCTTTAATCCGATTTCATACTAAACCTCCTTGGGTTTTGTATGTGAAGGTGAACTGACGTACTGTGGATGTGTTCTGTAGACAGTCCCATCCACTCCTACTGTGGTCCGAAGGGTCTTCAGCTTCTTGTTTTCTCGGATCCGTGTCAGAATGGCAGCTAAAGCGGCAGCAACCAGATTAGCTGACCTGAAGGAGACGATGGTACAGACATGCTGGACAGCAATGCAGTCATCGTCACTGGGATTTAGACCCAGGTATTCCAGGATTTCCTTGGTGTTCTCCAAACCACCTTTATACCTGGAAACATCCTCAGTTagaatatgtacatttaaaccACCATCTATACCAGCACTAACACCAAAAAACAGACATAGCCAGGGTGGAAATTCATGCTTATCTAAGATAATATATTCTGCAGGGAAAATTCTTAAATAATCACTGAAACAGTCAAAATCCACTTTATTCTTtaacgcagaagtaagcctatgggtaagacttccagttcataagctgctatagggaaataacgagaagaataacaacgtgcattAAACGTTAAAACTGTtagcactacaaaccagtgtgttcgtaattaagataatacaaaaaaataaaatggtaagacacaccaatttgcaaatattaagcagcaaaataagctgttttctacagctaaaaatagctggacgcgggtgagaccggaagccagacccataaaatagcagcgcccactcttacaggaGAAGTAAGGAGGATAGGTTTGCCATAGGACTCCTCAtagatagaaatatatattgcttattttaacccatttaatattagtttgtatttgtgaatatgtaatcttactgttcaatcAAGCAGATGTGGTTGGTCTGGAAAGTTCCCTTGGTTCGGAGAGCATCAGAGATCTGTCCACGAAAGAGTAGACCCTTTTTGGCCATCTTCAGTAGGATGAGTCTCACAAGCTCTCCCATGTACATCCCACTGACCATCTTTTCAAACCTGGGAATGACACAACCAGAGTCACAAAGGTATTACTTGGTGAAAAAATGGAGTTAAATGCACACATTTTGGGAACAATGTTAAATCAGAGGTGGCCAAACGTTCTACTAAAaattcaaccaaaaataaaactttttgagGGTCAAATGACTGAAAACTTGACTGTGGGATTAAAGTAAATGTTGCATTATATCCagctatattatatttaaatgcatttataaaatcaaattcaTTTATATTCTGTACActtaaaagctaaataaataaatattgttatatgGCACCTTTCGCTGTGTTTAcactgacataaaaaaaatctgatttttgttCTGATCTTATGCACACTTGTAGACACAAAAATCCTCACAAGATCCGATTCTTTCACATTCGATCTGGGCCACTTCTAAATGTCGTTTTGAATTAGATACATATCCGATATCTGGACATCAGACTTACGTATAAACACACATTAAGGgtggaaactttttttaattttttaattaaaccttctgtaatagttgcatatgagtctctcagttgtcctcagtgtgaaaagatggatctcagaatcatacagtcattgttggaaagggttcaaatacacacaaatgctaaaaagaatttgtgggacatgaagaatttttctgaagaacaacgggcagtttaaccattcaggacaaacaagggactcatgaacaactatcactaaacaaaaaaaatcacagctgtggatcattcaggtaacaacatactaaataaaaataacatgcatgttttatgatccctcttattttggtaaaataattaatatttagcagattctgcaagtttatgtaaatttttgatctCAAGTGTTGGTAAGAAATTGCGCAATATTCAGGAGTTCGTTTTTTATCCATTACCAGGCACATTTAGTGCTGCAAAACGTCCATGACAGCTGTTGTCTGTGCTGGCAGATAATAATGGCCACTCCAcgtgaattttatttattattttaaaagcacAGCCATTCAAAGCTGAGGGTCTACCATGTGCATAGTTCCACGTGCATAGTGAACTGATCTAATCATTTTGGGTTGGAATTAACATAAATAGAGATATTGGATATTGGACTTGtctaaaaagtatgtaaacagACAGCTGGACATGATCAAAAGATCGGATCTGGTCATTAAGACTTTAAGTCTAAATACAGCCTCTGTTTCCTGCTTTTGTAATATATCATGTTGGGTCAAATCACACATTAGGAGCCAACTTGGTTTGGGCAATCTCTGTAGGTGTGTTTCGATTACAGATTCGCATTAATTTGCAATAATttagaaatgtgaaaaaagaaaCTATTGCGAAATGAAGGCGTTTCTCTAATCAATGTTATGcaactaaaacataattttttcctCTCATGATAAGTCATGACAATCAATGTTGGTAGGTTTATGTATATCTGCAGGAACAGATTATTAAGTACTTACAGCTGTTTTCCTGGATTAACTGAGGCGGCATCAATTTCACGGTCAAAGCTTGTGATGAAATCATCAAGCACACCATCATCTCCAAATGCCCCCCCATTCAGTATTAATACACATCCTGCCTTCATCTCCTTCCACCAGATCAATGTGTCGCATTTCCTCCATGTAACACGCGTTAGTGCCAGTACCTGAAGAAATGCATAGTGGAAATTAAACGTTTACTTTTCTTTACCTTTGGATGATTTATATGTCTTCTGCcatttgaagcatttttttgggattatatatatttttaaatctattgtGAGAAAAGCATCCAGTGAGGCCTTACCTACAATAACCCCCACTTCGCAGTTTTGGTCATCATATCCACAGGTCATCATGGCGCCCACCGTGTCATTGACCATAGCCAGGACATCCACATCAACATCCTTCTGaaaatatcaatttaaaaacCTCGACATGAATCACAAATTCCACCAATGTAAATGGTGAGAGAAGAAAAATGGTATTCATACCCCAACTTTTTTAATGGCTTTCCGTAATAACTCCACCACATTTTTGCCTTGAACACCTCTAGCCTTGAAATTCTTTGACCATGACAGCAAGACACCCTGTGccaacacaaataaaacaggTCAGTGAGGAGATCAACTGATATGTATATCTATTCTTCCATTTCACTAGCGTACTGATAAGAAAATCAACTTTAATCAGTATTTCAAATACTTTAGCACCTTGATCCAATTAAAACAGGCTGAGTTAAGATAAAATTTGATATTAACACGTCAACTGTACCTCATCTATTTTGGACTGCGCACATGGGAAAGAGAAGGTGAAGCCGAGAGGTTTTCTTGTGTGATTAATGTGGTTTTTCTGTAGAAAAGACTTCAAAGATTCTGCCACATGTTCAAAAAGCTGCAAgacaaaatgaatacattttaaattaaaataatcggCCCTCTATTCATATAAAGGTCAGCTGACATTTTTTATTGCACATGAGCAATGCATGAATACGTACATAATTGCTTTATTTGCACTGGCATAATTACAAGAACTAACATAAAAGTTTCATCATAATCACAATTTACTGGAAACAGCTTGTAATCTGCAATAAATTCCTTATTGTTACAACTCATATTTGTGAAGCAATAATCACCTCAGTTCCTCTGCCATTAAGGATTTCTTCAGGGATAGGAAAGGTTTCACTCTCCATCTCAACTTTCTTCTTCCCATTTTCTGAAACCTTCACCTGAAGCACCTTAAATTTCGAACCTCCCAGATCCAGTGCCAGAAACTCACCCTTCTCTGTgagaaaaatatatgaaagagaacattgtgaccctggaccacaaaaccagttataagtagcacaggtaaatttgtagcaatagccaacaatacattgtgtgggtcaaaatgatagatttttcttttatgccaaaaatcattaggatattaagtgaagatcatgttctattaagatattttgtaaatttcctaccgtaaatataacagaacttaattttttgattatatgcattgctaaaaacatcatttggacaatttaattttctcaatatttagattttattgcaccctcagattccagattttgacctcaaccaaatattgacctaacaaaccatacatcaatgaaaagcgtatttattcagctttcagatgatgtatgaatctcattttcaaaaaattgaaccttatgactggttttgtggtccagggtcacaaaaaaTCTCTCATAAACACGAAcaatttagaattatttaatattactcaAATGCAGTGGTTCTGCTTTTTCAGGCGCATGTGAAAATAGTTAGAATAGTAACGTGTACATCAGTGTACCTGAGCCATCAGGTGTTGAATAAACGTGGGTCGGCAGCATCTTCACCGCAGCTGTAGCATTGCTCTCATTCGACAGTCCTTTCTCCATCTCCTGCCGAAACCGAGCTGATATGTCCTTCAGTTGATCATCTGACAGGCGCATTGCATACAGATATCGGTCAACCTGTTGAGAAACACATTTCAAGTTTTGTTTTCTCTTCTGATGCCTAGCTTTGTTTCCTTCACACGTATTTAAAggaattgttcacccaaaaaagaaaattctgtcattaattactcaccctcatgttgttccaaacctgtaagaccttcgtttatcttcagaacacatattaagatatttttgatgaaatccgagagctttctgacacgttcaaggcccagaaacgtagtaacGACATAAACATAAAAGTTAAAATAGTTAATGTGACTCAGTGGTTCATCTgaaatttt is from Labeo rohita strain BAU-BD-2019 chromosome 13, IGBB_LRoh.1.0, whole genome shotgun sequence and encodes:
- the hkdc1 gene encoding LOW QUALITY PROTEIN: hexokinase HKDC1 (The sequence of the model RefSeq protein was modified relative to this genomic sequence to represent the inferred CDS: deleted 1 base in 1 codon); amino-acid sequence: MFAVHLLSFYFSKLQEDQIKKVDRYLYAMRLSDDQLKDISARFRQEMEKGLSNESNATAAVKMLPTHVYSTPDGSEKGEFLALDLGGSKFKVLQVKVSENGKKKVEMESETFPIPEEILNGRGTELFEHVAESLKSFLQKNHINHTRKPLGFTFSFPCAQSKIDEGVLLSWSKNFKARGVQGKNVVELLRKAIKKVGKDVDVDVLAMVNDTVGAMMTCGYDDQNCEVGVIVGTGTNACYMEEMRHIDLVEGDEGRMCINTEWGAFGDDGVLDDFITSFDREIDAASVNPGKQLFEKMVSGMYMGELVRLILLKMAKKGLLFRGQISDALRTKGTFQTNHICLIEQYKGGLENTKEILEYLGLNPSDDDCIAVQHVCTIVSFRSANLVAAALAAILTRIRENKKLKTLRTTVGVDGTVYRTHPQYPKRLHKVVRHLVPDCHVRFVLSESGSAKGAAMVTAVAQRLASQRKEIDDTLAVFALSPKQLQEVKAKMRVELERGLKKDSHPTASVKMLPTYVYRTPDGTERGKYLALDLGGTNFRVLVVKIRTGMRNSVRMYNKIYAIPLEIMQGTGEELFDHIVQCISDFLDYMGMKNTRLPLGFTFSFPCNQTGIDKGNLVCWTKGFKATDCEGYDVVDMLREAIKRRNEFDLDIVAIVNDTVGTMMTCAYEDPKCQIGLIAGTGSNVCYMEEMKNIEVVEGDEGQMCVNTEWGGFGENDNIEDIRTRYDREVDEGSLNPGKQRFEKMTSGMYLGEIVRQILIDLTKRGFLFRGRITERLKTRGIFETKFLSQIESDRLALLQVRSILQSLGLDSTCDDSIIVKEVCGAVSRRAAQLCGAGMAAIVDKIRENRGLDSLEITVGVDGTLYKLHPHFSTILKDTVRDLAPKCKVDFILSEDGSGKGAALITAVAQQHHIEKQEPN